A part of Trichocoleus sp. FACHB-46 genomic DNA contains:
- a CDS encoding circadian clock protein KaiA, producing MYPQLSISTLLNSGDLAQSLTALLSGDRYRVTQFSSENELFDFIELEKQQIDCLILQASSNLNSLVEQLQRRAILLPAVVLKSETATRSHESEQLETLNPTESILPAPNTAQIHQTSLSCTYHIATVEVSITEVDRMVQLIHQAIVQFLKLSPTHHTPSLQPASDLVAELTSQNSLMLQQRRLTEKLKERLGYLSVYYKREHKNFLRYLPPDEKQKFLKKLKSNYSNIVLIYFSGEEQLNQKIDDFVNMAFFADVSVSQIVEVHMELIDEFSKQLKLEGRSDDILLDYRLTLIDTIAHLCEMYRRSIPRDF from the coding sequence GTGTATCCTCAACTGTCAATTTCAACTTTGCTGAATTCTGGTGACCTCGCTCAATCTCTAACTGCACTCTTAAGTGGCGATCGCTACAGAGTCACCCAATTCAGCTCTGAAAATGAGTTGTTTGATTTTATTGAGCTAGAAAAACAACAGATTGACTGCTTAATTTTGCAAGCAAGCTCGAACCTCAATTCCCTTGTTGAGCAGCTCCAAAGACGAGCTATCTTATTGCCTGCTGTCGTGCTGAAATCTGAGACAGCGACACGGAGTCATGAATCTGAACAGTTGGAAACTCTAAATCCTACTGAATCAATTCTGCCTGCGCCCAATACTGCCCAAATTCATCAAACCAGTTTAAGCTGCACATACCACATCGCAACCGTAGAAGTATCGATTACTGAGGTCGATCGCATGGTTCAGTTGATCCACCAAGCGATCGTTCAGTTCTTAAAGTTGTCGCCGACGCACCACACTCCCAGTCTCCAACCTGCTTCCGATCTTGTGGCTGAGCTAACTAGCCAAAACTCTTTGATGCTGCAACAGCGGCGTTTAACTGAAAAATTGAAAGAGCGGTTGGGATATTTAAGTGTTTACTACAAAAGAGAACACAAAAACTTTCTGCGATACTTGCCCCCCGACGAAAAACAAAAATTTTTAAAAAAGTTGAAGTCAAACTATAGCAATATTGTTTTAATCTACTTCTCTGGGGAAGAGCAACTCAACCAAAAAATTGATGACTTCGTTAACATGGCTTTCTTTGCAGATGTTTCAGTCTCGCAAATCGTGGAAGTTCATATGGAGTTAATCGATGAATTCTCGAAGCAGTTAAAACTAGAAGGCCGAAGTGATGACATCTTGCTTGACTATCGTCTCACCTTAATTGATACAATTGCTCACCTATGTGAGATGTACCGTCGCTCCATCCCCAGAGATTTCTAA
- the kaiB gene encoding circadian clock protein KaiB: MSSLKKTYILKLYVAGNTPNSIRALKTLNNILETEFQGVYALKVIDVLKNPQLAEEDKILATPTLAKILPPPVRKIVGDLSDRERVLIGLDLLYDELHEDDSNFE; this comes from the coding sequence ATGAGTTCCTTGAAAAAAACTTACATTCTCAAATTGTATGTTGCTGGCAATACCCCCAACTCAATTCGCGCTTTAAAGACTCTCAATAATATTTTGGAGACAGAGTTTCAAGGAGTCTATGCTCTAAAAGTGATTGATGTGCTAAAAAATCCCCAACTGGCCGAAGAAGACAAAATTTTGGCTACTCCTACCCTGGCTAAAATTTTGCCGCCGCCTGTCCGTAAAATTGTAGGAGATTTGTCCGATCGTGAGAGAGTATTGATCGGCCTAGATCTTCTATACGATGAGTTGCACGAGGATGATTCTAACTTCGAGTAA
- the kaiC gene encoding circadian clock protein KaiC, whose protein sequence is MNPDNQTRKKEDLLSVGVKKIRTMIEGFDDISHGGLPVGRTTLVSGTSGTGKTLLAVQFLYNGITLFDEPGVFVTFEESPADIIKNAFSFGWDLQELIDDGKLFILDASPDPEGQDVVGNFDLSALIERIQYAIRKYKARRVSIDSVTAVFQQYDAASVVRREIFRLVARLKQLGATSIMTTERIEEYGPVARFGVEEFVSDNVAIVRNVLEGERRRRTIEILKLRGTTHMKGEYPFTITNQGINIFPLGAMRLTQRSSNVRVSSGVKTLDRMCGGGFFKDSIILATGATGTGKTLLVSKFLQEGCMRNERAMLFAYEESRAQLSRNAYSWGTDFEDLEQKGLLKIRCAYPESAGLEDHLQIIKSEIADFKPTRIAIDSLSALARGVSNNAFRQFVIGVTGFAKQEEITGFFTNTTDHFMGSHSITDSHISTITDTILMLQYVEIRGEMARAINVFKMRGSWHEKGIREYTISEQGPEIRDSFRNYEGIISGSPTRVAFDEKTELSRIVKGVQDKTESDLEL, encoded by the coding sequence ATGAATCCAGATAATCAAACTCGAAAGAAAGAAGATCTATTATCAGTAGGAGTCAAAAAAATTCGCACTATGATAGAAGGCTTCGATGACATCAGTCATGGAGGTCTTCCGGTAGGCAGGACTACATTAGTTAGTGGCACATCTGGAACGGGTAAGACCCTGCTGGCAGTGCAGTTCTTATATAACGGAATTACTTTATTTGATGAACCGGGTGTCTTTGTTACTTTTGAAGAATCTCCTGCAGATATTATTAAAAACGCTTTTAGTTTTGGGTGGGATCTTCAAGAACTAATTGATGACGGCAAGCTTTTTATTTTAGATGCTTCACCTGATCCAGAAGGCCAGGATGTGGTTGGCAATTTTGATCTTTCTGCTCTAATTGAACGTATTCAATACGCAATTCGTAAATACAAAGCTCGGCGGGTTTCAATTGATTCTGTTACCGCTGTATTTCAGCAGTATGATGCAGCCTCGGTGGTACGGCGAGAAATTTTTCGCTTAGTGGCCCGCCTAAAACAGTTAGGCGCAACCAGCATTATGACAACCGAGCGAATCGAAGAGTACGGCCCCGTCGCACGTTTTGGGGTGGAAGAATTTGTGTCCGATAACGTCGCGATCGTCCGCAACGTTTTAGAAGGTGAACGGCGGCGGCGCACTATTGAGATTCTGAAACTGCGTGGCACGACCCACATGAAAGGGGAGTACCCATTTACCATTACAAATCAGGGTATCAATATCTTCCCGCTAGGCGCTATGCGGCTTACCCAACGCTCTTCTAACGTACGAGTATCCTCGGGGGTCAAGACGCTAGACAGAATGTGTGGAGGTGGCTTTTTTAAGGATTCGATTATTTTGGCAACTGGAGCAACAGGTACAGGCAAAACTTTGTTGGTAAGCAAGTTTTTGCAAGAAGGTTGCATGCGAAACGAGCGGGCCATGCTGTTTGCTTACGAGGAGTCGCGGGCTCAACTTTCTCGTAATGCTTATTCTTGGGGAACTGATTTTGAGGATCTAGAACAAAAAGGGTTATTGAAAATTCGTTGTGCTTATCCGGAATCAGCCGGGCTAGAAGATCATCTTCAAATTATTAAGTCAGAAATTGCTGACTTTAAACCCACGCGGATTGCTATTGATTCTCTCTCAGCTTTAGCCCGTGGCGTCAGCAATAATGCGTTTCGTCAGTTTGTTATTGGGGTGACAGGTTTTGCCAAGCAGGAAGAAATTACTGGCTTTTTTACAAACACCACTGATCACTTTATGGGGTCACATTCGATTACTGATTCTCACATTTCTACGATTACTGACACGATCTTGATGTTGCAGTATGTAGAAATTCGGGGTGAGATGGCGCGAGCAATTAATGTCTTTAAGATGCGTGGCTCCTGGCATGAGAAAGGGATTCGAGAATATACCATCAGCGAGCAGGGACCAGAGATTCGCGATTCTTTCCGCAACTATGAAGGCATTATCAGTGGTTCGCCTACTCGCGTAGCCTTCGACGAGAAAACAGAGTTATCTCGGATTGTCAAAGGCGTGCAGGATAAAACTGAGAGTGATTTAGAACTGTAA
- a CDS encoding DEAD/DEAH box helicase has translation MTHQTTVEILPVTLPREIPEGTATNSPIRVIQNLESRVKVLDEEQQKIAFEYPEGPQRLRGLAGTGKTVLFAKRAAKIHAEHPDWNIAFVFFTRSLYQQIIEERIGRYYQELTDRAPNWDKLKVLHAWGAKDQPGFYRTLAIAAGIKPKNVKDVEQEIGKVSPAQAFEYVCNGLERQLVPVPCLYDAVFIDEGQDLPFAFYRLARNTLMAPKRLYWAYDEAQGMGSLTVPEPVQVFGREADGSPVVDLGLGRNHSFFYEGTTIRKSENLNRCYRTPQLLLMVAQAVNMGLLRAEGPLQGVSNQAEWRKLGYEVLEGDFTEASVQAGQQVTIARPADKNLHPIDQENFEAREAIAELLSLQTFVTEAEEQEWIAQQIVNDLRHGLQPSDILITALVGENEKQYWQSFQAKLTAYDVKGFVAGGEPNRNEFVRPGQVTLANIHRAKGNEAWKVYACRFHCATRPLAWKQESELHKRNEAFVALTRSRVWCVVTGLDDPIFEELRQAKAQYPQLKFPAFNKASLRRVNDEQSSEAELELVAG, from the coding sequence ATGACTCACCAAACTACTGTCGAAATCTTGCCAGTCACGTTGCCACGAGAAATTCCCGAAGGAACTGCGACTAATAGTCCAATTCGGGTGATTCAGAACTTAGAATCGCGAGTCAAAGTTTTAGATGAAGAACAACAGAAAATTGCTTTTGAATATCCAGAAGGGCCACAGCGCCTCAGAGGATTAGCAGGGACAGGTAAAACAGTTTTGTTCGCTAAACGAGCAGCCAAAATCCATGCGGAGCATCCGGATTGGAATATTGCTTTTGTCTTTTTTACGCGATCGCTTTACCAACAAATTATTGAAGAACGGATCGGGCGGTATTACCAAGAGCTGACGGACAGAGCGCCAAACTGGGATAAGCTCAAGGTTTTGCATGCTTGGGGCGCTAAAGATCAACCCGGTTTTTATCGTACTTTGGCGATCGCTGCTGGTATCAAGCCCAAAAATGTAAAAGATGTAGAACAAGAAATTGGTAAGGTTTCACCTGCTCAAGCGTTTGAGTATGTCTGTAATGGCTTGGAGCGGCAATTAGTTCCGGTGCCTTGTTTGTATGATGCAGTTTTTATTGATGAAGGCCAAGACCTGCCGTTTGCTTTTTATCGGCTAGCTCGCAACACCCTAATGGCACCGAAGCGCCTGTATTGGGCTTATGACGAGGCGCAGGGAATGGGTTCCTTAACGGTGCCAGAACCTGTTCAAGTTTTTGGTCGTGAGGCGGATGGGTCTCCAGTTGTAGATTTAGGTTTGGGACGCAATCACTCCTTTTTCTATGAAGGAACAACAATTCGTAAGTCTGAAAATCTCAATCGCTGTTATCGCACGCCCCAACTGCTACTGATGGTGGCACAAGCCGTCAACATGGGGTTACTAAGAGCTGAGGGACCGCTGCAAGGGGTGAGCAATCAAGCGGAGTGGCGAAAGCTAGGCTATGAGGTGCTAGAGGGTGACTTTACCGAGGCTAGCGTTCAGGCAGGGCAACAAGTGACGATCGCCCGACCTGCGGATAAAAACCTGCATCCGATTGACCAGGAAAATTTTGAAGCGCGGGAAGCGATCGCGGAGTTGCTAAGTCTGCAAACCTTTGTAACAGAAGCCGAAGAACAAGAATGGATCGCGCAGCAAATTGTGAATGACTTGCGGCACGGCCTTCAACCTAGCGATATTTTAATTACAGCTTTGGTTGGGGAGAATGAGAAGCAGTATTGGCAAAGCTTTCAAGCCAAACTGACCGCCTATGATGTCAAAGGTTTCGTAGCGGGTGGAGAGCCAAATCGTAATGAATTTGTGCGACCTGGACAGGTGACTTTAGCCAATATCCATCGCGCCAAAGGCAACGAAGCTTGGAAAGTCTATGCCTGCCGCTTTCACTGTGCCACTCGGCCTCTAGCTTGGAAACAAGAAAGCGAACTACATAAGCGCAATGAAGCATTTGTCGCTTTAACGCGATCGCGGGTTTGGTGCGTGGTCACGGGATTGGATGACCCCATTTTTGAGGAGCTACGCCAAGCCAAAGCTCAATACCCTCAGCTCAAGTTTCCAGCGTTTAACAAAGCATCGTTGAGACGAGTCAATGATGAACAAAGTAGTGAAGCTGAACTAGAACTAGTTGCTGGATAG
- a CDS encoding murein hydrolase activator EnvC, translated as MQVPQSVAQTDGALETLQEQQKAVEKQRSEIQKERDRVQKQEKAAKSRIGTLRQNLQVTDVQIKDNQYRLQLAKKQLKELQADLAIAERTYQKRQSAAVARLRFLQRQQGSQGWAVLLQSQNLNDFLDRRYRLRKVYQADRNALAQLTAESRDLVTQKQQVEQKKNQIALLAQQLLAQQSELQAQTQSEQELVERLRSDQSALEAAEAQLAQDSEDLTQLILQRVAEQRAKDAAAGRGSIVIRGTGLMSVPCDGPITSSFGWRTHPILGYERFHSGIDFGADYGSTIRAANAGIVIYAGWYGGYGNAVVIDHGNDITTLYGHASELYVAEGQVLQRGQAIASVGSTGLSTGPHLHFEVRQAGEPVDPMNYF; from the coding sequence ATGCAAGTTCCTCAGTCGGTGGCTCAAACTGATGGAGCACTAGAAACATTACAAGAGCAACAAAAAGCAGTCGAAAAGCAGCGCTCAGAGATTCAAAAAGAGCGCGATCGCGTTCAGAAACAGGAAAAAGCAGCCAAGAGTCGGATTGGCACGCTTCGCCAAAACCTGCAAGTGACAGATGTGCAAATCAAAGACAATCAATATCGGTTGCAGTTAGCCAAGAAGCAACTCAAAGAATTGCAAGCAGATTTAGCGATCGCCGAACGCACTTATCAGAAACGCCAGTCTGCGGCAGTAGCTCGCTTACGATTTCTCCAGCGTCAGCAAGGAAGCCAAGGTTGGGCAGTGCTGCTACAAAGCCAAAACCTGAATGATTTTTTAGATCGTCGCTACCGTTTGAGAAAGGTGTACCAAGCCGATCGCAACGCTTTAGCCCAACTTACTGCTGAGTCTCGCGATCTTGTAACCCAAAAGCAGCAAGTGGAACAGAAAAAAAATCAAATCGCCCTCCTCGCTCAGCAATTGTTAGCCCAACAATCAGAGTTGCAAGCTCAAACCCAGTCAGAACAAGAATTAGTGGAGCGGCTCCGTTCCGACCAATCGGCTTTAGAGGCGGCAGAAGCCCAACTGGCTCAAGATTCCGAGGATTTAACTCAACTGATTTTGCAGCGGGTGGCTGAACAAAGAGCCAAAGACGCAGCAGCGGGGCGAGGCAGCATTGTGATTCGGGGGACAGGTTTGATGAGTGTTCCCTGTGATGGCCCGATCACCAGTAGCTTTGGCTGGCGGACGCATCCGATTTTAGGCTATGAGCGGTTTCACTCTGGCATTGACTTTGGTGCGGACTATGGCAGTACGATTCGGGCTGCTAATGCCGGAATTGTGATTTATGCAGGTTGGTATGGCGGCTACGGCAACGCTGTAGTCATCGACCACGGCAATGACATCACCACCCTCTACGGACACGCTAGCGAACTGTATGTAGCTGAGGGACAGGTGCTGCAACGAGGTCAGGCGATCGCATCCGTTGGTTCTACAGGACTTTCCACTGGTCCCCACCTACACTTTGAAGTACGGCAGGCTGGAGAACCAGTAGATCCGATGAATTATTTTTAA
- the trmFO gene encoding FADH(2)-oxidizing methylenetetrahydrofolate--tRNA-(uracil(54)-C(5))-methyltransferase TrmFO produces MHSSLSTTGTPPIHVIGGGLAGTEAAWQIAQAGIPVVLHEMRPERLSPAHHSEHLAELVCSNSFGAQSSDRAAGLLHEELRRLGSIIIGKADEHAVPAGGALAVDRGQFSQNLTETLSSHPLIELRRGEIQDIPSEGIAVLTTGPLTSPDLAEALRHFTGLEYMNFFDAASPIVVGESINFDIAFRASRYDRGEAAYLNCPMNREQYLHFWQELCQAEQAELKDFDRETAKFFEGCLPIEEMGKRGEDTMRYGPLKPVGLFDSRRGDFRAPENQVHRPYAVVQLRQEDKAGQLWNMVGFQTNLRWGEQKRVFRLIPGLENAEFVRMGVMHRNTFINAPELLTPTLQFKQRQTLLAAGQLVGTEGYTAAAAGGWLAGTNAARLAHGLDPIALPGTTMMGALFEFISSASPKHFQPMPPNFGILPELEKRIRNKQERYGCYRDRALADLSSWSTQHQISLGQSECLASV; encoded by the coding sequence GTGCATAGTTCGCTCAGCACCACTGGCACCCCACCGATCCACGTCATTGGGGGAGGCTTAGCCGGGACAGAAGCGGCTTGGCAAATTGCTCAAGCTGGGATTCCCGTCGTTTTGCATGAGATGCGACCGGAGCGCTTAAGCCCAGCCCACCACAGCGAACACTTGGCCGAGCTAGTCTGTAGTAACTCTTTCGGTGCCCAATCCAGCGATCGCGCTGCGGGTCTCCTCCACGAAGAATTGCGTCGCCTGGGTTCCATCATCATTGGCAAAGCCGATGAGCATGCCGTTCCTGCGGGGGGAGCTTTGGCGGTCGATCGCGGTCAATTCAGCCAAAACCTCACAGAAACTCTCTCCAGTCATCCGCTGATCGAGTTACGCCGGGGAGAAATCCAGGATATTCCCAGTGAAGGGATTGCCGTCCTCACCACTGGCCCGTTAACCAGCCCCGATTTGGCAGAAGCGTTGCGGCACTTCACGGGGCTGGAGTACATGAACTTTTTTGATGCGGCCAGTCCCATTGTGGTGGGGGAGTCGATCAACTTCGACATCGCCTTTCGCGCCTCTCGCTACGATCGCGGGGAAGCTGCTTATTTGAACTGCCCGATGAACCGGGAGCAGTATCTCCACTTCTGGCAAGAGCTATGCCAAGCTGAGCAAGCGGAACTCAAAGACTTCGATCGCGAAACCGCTAAATTCTTTGAAGGCTGCCTCCCGATTGAAGAAATGGGCAAACGGGGTGAAGACACCATGCGTTATGGCCCGCTCAAACCCGTAGGTTTGTTTGACTCCCGCAGAGGCGACTTCCGCGCCCCAGAGAATCAAGTGCATCGGCCTTACGCGGTCGTGCAACTGCGACAAGAAGACAAAGCAGGACAGCTTTGGAATATGGTCGGTTTCCAAACCAATCTGCGTTGGGGTGAGCAAAAGCGAGTCTTTCGCCTGATTCCAGGGCTAGAAAATGCCGAATTTGTCCGTATGGGAGTTATGCACCGCAACACCTTCATCAACGCACCAGAACTGCTAACACCCACTTTGCAATTCAAGCAACGGCAAACTCTACTCGCCGCTGGCCAACTCGTCGGGACGGAAGGCTATACTGCGGCGGCGGCTGGTGGTTGGTTAGCGGGAACCAACGCGGCTCGTTTAGCTCATGGTCTAGATCCGATCGCCCTACCGGGGACTACGATGATGGGTGCGTTATTTGAGTTTATTAGTTCTGCTTCACCCAAGCATTTCCAACCTATGCCGCCCAACTTTGGCATTCTGCCTGAGCTAGAAAAGCGCATCCGTAACAAGCAGGAGCGTTATGGTTGCTATCGCGATCGCGCCCTAGCCGATCTATCCAGTTGGAGCACGCAACATCAAATTTCGCTAGGCCAGTCAGAATGTTTGGCTAGCGTCTAA
- the ribBA gene encoding bifunctional 3,4-dihydroxy-2-butanone-4-phosphate synthase/GTP cyclohydrolase II, which translates to MESPQTASTQPFKFDAIDAALADLKAGRAIVVVDDENRENEGDVICAAQFATPDMINFMAVKARGLICLAMTGDRLDELDLPLMVTNNTDSNQTAFTVSIDASPQLGVSTGISAEDRARTIQVTINPSTRPDDLRRPGHIFPIRAREGGVLKRAGHTEAAVDLARLAGLYPSGVICEIQNPDGSMARLPELIEYARTHQLRIVSIADLISYRLQHERFVGRETIAELPTEFGQFQIYAYRNALDNSEHVAIVKGDPSQFGDKTVMVRMHSECLTGDALGSLRCDCRMQLQAALKMIENVGQGVVVYLRQEGRGIGLINKLKAYSLQDLGLDTVEANERLGFPADLRNYGVGAQILNDLGVKKICLVTNNPRKIAGLKGYGLEVVDRVPLLIEATPYNSTYLETKATKLGHMLLQTYLMTVAIHWQDQPKSATERYDRLEKLRHLVEAHDLLLQEEARPVAIALFGKPSLTVHVGFDQANVAAADWYQQPTHPYVQAIARILDNLASWPQIQKVEFLISPGSDPLKSLQVQLDRHSFALSQLPSAVCDQLETQVIYSFSTDATSSAA; encoded by the coding sequence GTGGAATCGCCTCAAACCGCCTCAACCCAACCTTTCAAGTTTGATGCTATTGATGCTGCTTTGGCTGACCTCAAGGCAGGGCGTGCCATTGTCGTAGTTGATGACGAAAACCGGGAAAATGAGGGCGACGTCATTTGTGCCGCTCAATTTGCGACACCTGACATGATCAACTTTATGGCAGTGAAAGCGCGAGGGCTGATTTGCTTGGCGATGACAGGCGATCGCCTCGACGAACTCGATCTGCCCTTGATGGTCACGAACAACACAGATAGCAATCAGACTGCTTTCACCGTCAGCATTGATGCGTCGCCCCAGTTAGGAGTCAGTACCGGGATTTCTGCCGAAGACCGGGCTCGGACCATCCAAGTTACCATCAACCCCTCCACTCGCCCCGACGATTTGCGTCGTCCCGGACATATCTTCCCAATTCGGGCGCGCGAAGGTGGAGTGCTGAAGCGGGCAGGCCATACCGAAGCAGCGGTTGATTTGGCTCGCTTAGCAGGTTTGTACCCATCGGGTGTGATCTGTGAAATTCAAAATCCCGATGGCTCAATGGCTCGTTTACCAGAGCTGATTGAATATGCTCGCACTCATCAACTCAGAATTGTCAGTATTGCCGACTTAATTAGCTATCGCTTGCAGCATGAGCGCTTTGTCGGTCGAGAAACTATTGCCGAACTGCCGACAGAATTTGGGCAATTTCAGATCTACGCTTACCGCAATGCCCTCGATAACTCTGAGCATGTGGCGATCGTCAAAGGCGACCCTAGCCAGTTTGGTGACAAGACGGTGATGGTGCGGATGCACTCGGAATGCCTGACCGGCGATGCGCTCGGCTCTCTGCGTTGTGACTGCCGTATGCAACTCCAAGCTGCCCTGAAAATGATTGAGAACGTGGGTCAAGGCGTTGTGGTGTATCTGCGGCAAGAAGGTCGCGGCATTGGCTTAATTAATAAGCTTAAGGCTTACTCATTGCAAGATTTAGGGCTAGATACCGTCGAAGCCAATGAGCGTTTGGGATTTCCCGCTGATCTGCGGAACTATGGCGTCGGAGCACAAATTCTCAATGACTTAGGTGTGAAGAAGATTTGTCTCGTCACCAATAACCCTCGCAAAATTGCTGGATTGAAGGGTTACGGTTTAGAAGTTGTCGATCGCGTCCCTCTACTCATTGAAGCGACTCCCTACAATTCCACGTACCTAGAAACCAAAGCCACCAAGCTAGGTCACATGCTATTGCAGACCTATTTAATGACGGTGGCGATTCATTGGCAAGATCAGCCCAAGTCTGCCACTGAGCGTTACGATCGCCTAGAAAAGTTGCGGCACTTAGTAGAAGCTCACGATTTGCTACTGCAAGAAGAAGCCCGTCCTGTCGCGATCGCCCTCTTTGGCAAACCTTCGCTTACAGTGCATGTAGGTTTTGACCAAGCCAATGTTGCTGCTGCGGATTGGTATCAGCAACCCACTCATCCTTATGTCCAAGCGATCGCCAGGATCTTGGATAATCTAGCCAGTTGGCCGCAAATTCAAAAAGTGGAGTTTCTCATTTCTCCCGGTTCTGACCCGCTCAAGAGTTTGCAAGTGCAGCTCGATCGTCACAGCTTTGCCTTAAGCCAATTGCCTTCTGCCGTCTGCGACCAACTAGAAACGCAAGTGATTTATAGCTTTTCCACAGACGCTACTTCATCCGCTGCCTAA
- the argC gene encoding N-acetyl-gamma-glutamyl-phosphate reductase: MGDVGRVPVGIIGASGYGGVQLVRLLIDHPGVELVYLGGESSAGKAFGELYPHLNHRVDLIIEPIDLDQIAARCQVVFLSLPNGLACQMAPALLEKGCKVLDLSADYRFSNLETYENWYGKTRSDQAIAETAVYGLPELYRDRIAEAQLVGCPGCYPTASLLALSPLLKQGLIVPETAVIDAKSGTSGGGRQAKTNLLLAEADNSFAAYGVARHRHTPEIEQVCSDLAGHEVLVQFTPHLIPMVRGILSTVYATLRDPGLVREDLLTIYMAFYRSSPWVKILPSGVYPQTKWATGTNLCYIGVEVDPRTDRIIVMSAIDNLMKGQAGQAIQCLNLMMGWNETLGLPQLSFYP, encoded by the coding sequence ATGGGTGATGTAGGACGCGTGCCCGTTGGGATTATTGGCGCGTCGGGTTATGGCGGCGTACAGCTAGTACGACTTCTGATTGATCATCCAGGAGTTGAACTTGTTTACTTGGGTGGAGAGAGCAGTGCGGGAAAGGCCTTTGGTGAGCTCTACCCTCATCTCAATCATCGAGTTGACTTGATCATCGAGCCGATTGATCTCGATCAGATTGCGGCACGCTGTCAGGTTGTCTTTTTATCTTTGCCCAATGGATTAGCTTGCCAAATGGCACCCGCTTTATTGGAAAAAGGTTGCAAAGTCTTAGATCTATCCGCCGATTACCGATTTTCCAATTTAGAAACCTACGAGAATTGGTACGGTAAGACGCGCAGCGATCAGGCGATCGCAGAAACAGCGGTGTACGGTTTGCCTGAGCTGTATCGCGATCGCATTGCCGAGGCTCAGCTAGTAGGTTGTCCAGGCTGTTACCCCACAGCTAGCTTATTGGCGCTCTCTCCTTTGTTGAAGCAAGGGTTAATTGTGCCTGAAACGGCTGTGATTGATGCTAAGTCAGGCACTTCTGGCGGTGGACGGCAAGCTAAAACAAATCTCCTTTTGGCAGAAGCAGATAACTCGTTCGCCGCCTATGGAGTGGCTCGCCACCGCCACACACCAGAGATTGAGCAGGTTTGTAGTGATTTGGCGGGTCATGAGGTGTTGGTGCAGTTTACGCCCCACCTCATCCCCATGGTTCGCGGGATCTTGTCTACCGTTTATGCAACGCTGCGAGACCCAGGTCTGGTCCGTGAGGATTTGCTCACAATTTACATGGCTTTTTATCGCTCCTCACCTTGGGTGAAAATATTGCCAAGTGGTGTATATCCGCAAACTAAGTGGGCCACTGGCACCAACCTCTGCTACATCGGTGTTGAGGTAGACCCACGCACCGATCGCATTATTGTGATGTCTGCGATTGACAACCTGATGAAAGGTCAAGCAGGTCAAGCGATTCAGTGTTTGAACCTGATGATGGGTTGGAATGAAACATTAGGATTACCTCAGTTAAGTTTCTATCCTTAA
- a CDS encoding GlsB/YeaQ/YmgE family stress response membrane protein, which yields MNIIAWVILGLLAGAIAKAIYPGYQAGGILGTILIGIIGAFVGGTLVTLLQTGSLQLTATSFSLPGLFVAVLGAIVAIWLWNLFTRRAV from the coding sequence ATGAATATTATTGCTTGGGTTATTTTAGGATTGCTTGCAGGTGCGATCGCTAAAGCAATTTATCCGGGTTATCAAGCTGGTGGAATTCTAGGCACCATTTTGATTGGCATTATAGGAGCTTTTGTTGGCGGAACGTTAGTCACGCTATTACAGACCGGAAGCCTACAACTAACTGCAACCAGCTTTAGCCTGCCAGGACTTTTTGTCGCAGTTTTAGGTGCAATTGTCGCGATTTGGCTCTGGAACTTGTTTACTAGACGTGCAGTTTAG
- a CDS encoding GlsB/YeaQ/YmgE family stress response membrane protein, whose amino-acid sequence MNIIAWIVLGLIAGAIAKAIYPGHQGGGIVGTMLLGIIGALVGGSLGVFLQTGTFQFAATGLTLGGIFLAVLGAVIALFLWSLLTRRAA is encoded by the coding sequence ATGAACATTATTGCTTGGATCGTTTTAGGACTGATTGCAGGCGCGATCGCTAAAGCTATCTATCCAGGCCATCAAGGTGGCGGTATTGTCGGCACTATGCTGTTAGGAATTATTGGGGCTTTAGTTGGTGGTAGCTTGGGCGTCTTCCTGCAAACCGGAACCTTCCAGTTTGCTGCTACTGGGCTGACATTAGGGGGTATATTTCTGGCAGTTCTAGGCGCAGTGATTGCCCTTTTCCTATGGAGCTTATTGACTCGACGCGCTGCTTAG